In Daucus carota subsp. sativus chromosome 4, DH1 v3.0, whole genome shotgun sequence, one DNA window encodes the following:
- the LOC108215629 gene encoding proline--tRNA ligase, chloroplastic/mitochondrial, with amino-acid sequence MGALRLPFLISAITTTTTSTAGYGRSILRHKYSRRLCTAAISTEKIAAGETEERRENKKAGVIAPRSQDFNAWYLDVIFNAELADYGPVRGTMVIRPYGYAIWEAIQDYLNVKFKETGHSNMYFPQLIPYSFIEKEASHVEGFSPELALVTIGGGKELEEKLVVRPTSETIVNHMFTQWIQSYRDLPLMINQWVNVTRWEMRTKPFVRTLEFLWQEGHTAHATPEEAEQEALQMINVYIKFAYEQAAIPVIAGRKSSVETFAGAVKTYTIEAMMGDRKALQAGTSHNLGQNFSRAFGTQFADENGQREHVWQTSWAISTRFVGGIIMTHGDDAGLMLPPKLAPIQVVIVPIWRKTDEKSGVMNAAISVKDFLHTAGIRVKIDDTDQKTPGWKFNFWEMKGVPLRIEIGPRDVSSGSVVISRRDVPGKQGKVFGISMEPSILVDYIEEKLNEVQSSLLYAATSFRDSNIVDVSSYDELKEAISQGKWARGPWSASDEEELRVKDETGATIRCFPFEQPQGPHTCLMTGNSADEVAIFAKSY; translated from the exons ATGGGTGCTCTCAGACTCCCCTTTCTTATCTCCGcaataaccaccaccaccaccagcacCGCCGGCTACGGCCGTTCAATACTCCGACACAAGTATTCACGCCGCCTCTGCACCGCCGCTATATCCACCGAAAAAATCGCAGCTGGAGAGACCGAGGAGCGTCGCGAGAACAAAAAGGCGGGAGTAATTGCACCTCGTTCTCAGGATTTCAATGCCTGGTATCTCGATGTTATCTTCAACGCTGAGCTCGCCGATTACGGACCTGTTCGTGGTACTATGGTTATTCGGCCTTATGGTTATGCTATTTGGGAAGCTATCCAG GACTATTTGAATGTTAAATTCAAGGAGACTGGTCATAGTAATATGTATTTCCCACAG CTGATACCATACTCATTTATAGAGAAAGAAGCTAGCCATGTTGAGGGTTTTAGTCCAGAACTAGCCCTCGTGACCATTGGAGGAGGCAAGGAACTCGAAGAAAAACTTGTG GTCCGACCTACGAGTGAAACCATTGTGAATCACATGTTTACTCAGTGGATTCAAAGTTATCGTGATCTTCCTCTCATGATAAACCAG TGGGTAAATGTCACAAGGTGGGAGATGCGCACTAAACCATTTGTGAGAACTCTTGAATTTCTTTGGCAGGAGGGGCATACTGCTCATGCTACCCCGGAAGAGGCAGAACAAGAG GCATTACAAATGATCAATGTCTATATAAAATTTGCTTATGAGCAAGCTGCAATACCCGTTATTGCAGGCCGCAAATCCAGCGTTGAAACATTTGCTGGAGCTGTCAAGACATATACAATTGAAGCTATGATGGGTGACCGTAAGGCTTTGCAGGCTGGAACTAGCCACAACCTTGGGCAGAACTTTTCTCGTGCTTTCGGAACACAG TTTGCTGATGAGAATGGACAAAGGGAGCATGTATGGCAAACATCATGGGCTATCAGCACCCGTTTTGTTGGTGGTATCATAATGACACATGGAGACGATGCTGGGTTAATGCTTCCCCCTAAGTTAGCACCTATTCAG GTGGTCATTGTTCCAATATGGAGGAAGACTGATGAGAAGAGTGGAGTTATGAATGCCGCAATTTCTGTAAAAGACTTTCTGCATACTGCTGGAATTAGAGTAAAGATTGATGATACGGATCAGAAAACACCAGGGTGgaaatttaatttttgggaaatgaag GGAGTACCTCTAAGAATTGAAATTGGTCCTCGTGATGTTTCAAGTGGGAGTGTGGTTATATCAAGAAGAGACGTCCCAGGAAAACAAGGGAAAGTTTTTGGAATATCCATGGAACCTTCAATTTTGGTAGATTATATAGAAGAGAAGCTGAACGAGGTTCAGTCATCGCTTTTGTACGCAGCAACATCATTTCGGGATAG TAACATTGTGGATGTAAGCTCCTATGATGAGCTCAAAGAGGCTATTTCACAGGGTAAATGGGCAAGGGGTCCTTGGTCAGCCAG CGATGAAGAGGAATTGAGGGTGAAAGATGAAACAGGCGCAACCATTAGATGCTTTCCGTTTGAACAGCCTCAAGGGCCACATACTTGTTTGATGACCGGAAATTCTGCAGATGAAGTCGCTATCTTTGCTAAATCATACTAA
- the LOC108216223 gene encoding UDP-glycosyltransferase 75C1 — MNGKHFLILSLAVQSHINPTLQLAKILTHHGAQVTFATTTSGLARLKNLPTIPGLSYATFSDGTEQHSNQSQDPSKKDPPDAYLATLRREGPQNLKKLLQKLSDEGSPVTFIVYTVVLPWAAEAARDMRIPSAFLFIQCAIAFTIFHRFFNSHDGLHSEDNNFRDDASIKIPKLSLFTSQDIPSFLLPSNEYHSSMIPVFREHIQTLEKDPNPCVLVNTFEALEEDFIHSFPSIKFLPIGPLLPFAIQDGHELHDKSSGGHLFQSPTENYLSWLDSKPDTSVIYVSFGSLLVLKDTQKEEILQCLRESGRPFLWVIREIKDEEVSSMRESHCISEEMGMIVPWCSQVEVLSHRATGCFVTHCGWNSTLESMASGVPLVGCPSFSEQKTNMKIIEELWGNGIGAKGNEEGVFVREEIRRCVDIVMGGDEKGNEIKENAAKWKRLAVEAVKKGGSSYNNLLNFLEM, encoded by the coding sequence ATGAATGGTAAGCATTTCTTGATTCTTTCTCTAGCGGTTCAGAGCCACATCAACCCTACTCTACAACTCGCCAAGATCCTCACTCACCATGGCGCTCAAGTCACTTTcgccaccaccacctccggccTAGCCCGTCTCAAGAACCTCCCCACCATCCCCGGCTTATCCTACGCCACTTTCTCCGACGGCACCGAGCAACACAGTAATCAATCACAAGACCCCAGCAAAAAGGACCCTCCCGATGCTTACTTGGCTACCTTAAGACGCGAGGGACCTCAGAACCTCAAAAAGCTTCTCCAGAAGCTCTCCGACGAGGGTTCTCCGGTGACTTTTATAGTGTACACTGTGGTGTTACCATGGGCGGCAGAGGCGGCGCGTGACATGCGCATCCCGTCCGCTTTTCTCTTCATTCAGTGTGCTATTGCGTTCACGATCTTCCATCGCTTCTTTAACAGCCATGATGGTCTTCATTCAGAGGATAATAATTTTCGAGACGATGCTTCGATAAAAATACCGAAATTGTCCTTGTTCACCAGCCAGGAcattccttcttttcttttaccgAGTAATGAATATCATTCCTCTATGATCCCTGTTTTCAGAGAGCACATCCAGACCCTCGAAAAAGATCCGAATCCGTGTGTTCTCGTGAACACTTTCGAGGCGCTGGAAGAGGATTTTATACACTCCTTTCCTAGTATAAAATTTCTTCCCATAGGACCTTTACTTCCGTTTGCAATTCAAGATGGACATGAGTTGCATGACAAGTCATCTGGGGGCCACTTGTTCCAGTCCCCCACGGAAAATTATTTATCATGGCTTGACTCGAAACCCGACACGTCGGTTATTTACGTATCATTCGGGAGCCTATTGGTGCTCAAGGACACCCAAAAAGAAGAAATTCTGCAATGCTTGAGGGAAAGCGGGAGGCCTTTTCTGTGGGTCATTCGTGAGATCAAAGATGAAGAAGTGAGCTCTATGAGGGAGAGTCATTGTATTAGTGAAGAAATGGGGATGATAGTGCCGTGGTGTTCGCAAGTGGAGGTGCTGAGCCACCGCGCCACGGGGTGTTTCGTGACGCACTGCGGGTGGAACTCGACGTTGGAGAGCATGGCGAGTGGCGTGCCTTTGGTGGGGTGTCCGAGCTTCTCGGAGCAGAAGACGAATATGAAGATCATAGAGGAGTTATGGGGGAATGGAATAGGGGCGAAAGGGAATGAAGAAGGGGTGTTTGTGAGAGAAGAGATCAGGAGGTGTGTGGATATTGTGATGGGAGGAGACGAGAAAGGGAATGAAATAAAAGAGAATGCTGCGAAATGGAAGAGGCTGGCGGTTGAAGCAGTCAAGAAGGGTGGCTCGTCATATAACAATCTTCTAAATTTTCTGGAAATGTAA